GGCGAGTTTCTGCTCGTCACCATCCAGGTCGACATGCACGACCAACTGGCGATGACCCTGCAGGACGACCTGGCCGAACGCATCAGCGCGACCTCGGCAAAGGCCGTGCTGATCGATATCTCCGCGCTGGACATGGTCGACTCCTTCATTGGCCGGATGATCGGCACCATCTCCGGCCTGTCGCGCATCATGGATGCCGAGACCGTGGTGGTCGGGATGCAGCCCGCCGTAGCCATCACCCTGGTCGAACTCGGCCTCGAACTGCCCGGCGTCAG
This DNA window, taken from Pseudomonas sp. FeN3W, encodes the following:
- a CDS encoding STAS domain-containing protein; the encoded protein is MDRIPILRMGEFLLVTIQVDMHDQLAMTLQDDLAERISATSAKAVLIDISALDMVDSFIGRMIGTISGLSRIMDAETVVVGMQPAVAITLVELGLELPGVSTALNVERGMQLLRTRVATQ